From the genome of Excalfactoria chinensis isolate bCotChi1 chromosome 12, bCotChi1.hap2, whole genome shotgun sequence, one region includes:
- the GATA2 gene encoding endothelial transcription factor GATA-2 isoform X1 — protein MEVATDQPRWMTHHAVLNGQHPESHHPGLAHNYMEPAQLLPPDEVDVFFNHLDSQGNPYYANSAHARARVSYSQAHARLTGSQMCRPHLIHSPGIPWLDSSKAALSAHHHNPWTVNPFTKTPLHPSAAGAPGAISVYPGSSTSSTASVSSLTPASHSGSHLFGFPPTPPKEVSPDPNSTSAASPSSSAGARQEDKDSIKYQVSLSEGMKMESASPLRSSLTSMGAQPSTHHPIPTYPSYVPAAHDYSSSLFHPGSFLGGPASSFTPKPRSKARSCSEGRECVNCGATATPLWRRDGTGHYLCNACGLYHKMNGQNRPLIKPKRRLSAARRAGTCCANCQTTTTTLWRRNANGDPVCNACGLYYKLHNVNRPLTMKKEGIQTRNRKMSNKSKKSKKGSECFEELSKCMQEKSSPFSAAALASHMAPMGHLPPFSHSGHILPTPTPIHPSSSISFGHPHPSSMVTAMG, from the exons ATGGAGGTGGCCACGGACCAGCCTCGCTGGATGACCCACCACGCCGTGCTCAACGGGCAGCACCCCGAGAGCCACCACCCGGGACTGGCTCACAACTACATGGAACCAGCGCAGCTCCTACCTCCGGACGAAGTCGATGTCTTCTTCAACCACCTGGATTCCCAGGGCAACCCTTACTACGCCAACTCTGCCCATGCCCGGGCCCGGGTCTCCTACAGCCAGGCACACG CCCGCCTGACTGGGAGTCAAATGTGCCGGCCTCATCTTATCCACAGCCCCGGGATCCCTTGGCTGGACAGCAGCAAGGCGGCACTGTCTGCCCATCACCACAACCCCTGGACCGTCAACCCCTTCACCAAGACCCCCCTGCACCCCTCGGCAGCTGGAGCACCCGGGGCCATCTCGGTGTACCCTGGCAGCAGCACGTCCAGCACCGCATCTGTCTCCTCGCTCACCCCGGCCTCGCACTCAGGCTCCCACCTCTTTGGTTTCCCCCCGACCCCTCCCAAGGAAGTGTCTCCGGACCCCAACTCCACCAGCGCTGCCTCCCCTTCGTCCTCCGCTGGGGCCCGGCAGGAGGACAAAGACAGCATCAAGTACCAAGTGTCGCTGTCGGAAGGGATGAAGATGGAGAGCGCCAGCCCGCTCCGCAGCAGCCTCACCAGCATGGGGGCCCAGCCCTCCACccaccatcccatccccacatACCCCTCCTACGTGCCGGCTGCCCATGACtacagcagcagcctcttccaCCCGGGCAGCTTCCTGGGGGGCCCAGCATCCAGCTTCACCCCCAAGCCACGAAGCAAGGCCAGATCCTGTTCGG AAGGCAGAGAGTGTGTGAACTGTGGAGCAACCGCTACCCCTCTCTGGAGAAGAGACGGCACCGGGCATTACCTGTGTAACGCCTGCGGGCTCTACCACAAAATGAACGGTCAAAACCGACCTCTCATTAAACCCAAACGAAGGCTG TCAGCGGCCAGGAGAGCAGGGACGTGTTGTGCCAACTGTCAGACAACCACCACGACCTTATGGCGACGCAACGCCAATGGGGACCCAGTTTGTAATGCCTGCGGACTCTACTATAAACTACACAAT GTGAACAGGCCTCTGACcatgaaaaaggaaggaattcAGACCAGGAATAGGAAAATGTCCAAcaaatcaaagaaaagcaagaaaggcTCCGAGTGTTTTGAGGAACTGTCCAAGTGCATGCAAGAGAAATCGTCtcctttcagtgctgctgcccttgCTAGTCACATGGCACCTATGGGGCATTTGCCACCCTTCAGCCACTCTGGACACATCCTACCAACACCTAcccccatccatccatcttcCAGCATCTCATTTGGACATCCGCACCCATCCAGCATGGTTACAGCTATGGGATAA
- the GATA2 gene encoding endothelial transcription factor GATA-2 isoform X2 — MQKYEQIQIGNGFYLGCLYDLKREHCGSSEDSTEGARLTGSQMCRPHLIHSPGIPWLDSSKAALSAHHHNPWTVNPFTKTPLHPSAAGAPGAISVYPGSSTSSTASVSSLTPASHSGSHLFGFPPTPPKEVSPDPNSTSAASPSSSAGARQEDKDSIKYQVSLSEGMKMESASPLRSSLTSMGAQPSTHHPIPTYPSYVPAAHDYSSSLFHPGSFLGGPASSFTPKPRSKARSCSEGRECVNCGATATPLWRRDGTGHYLCNACGLYHKMNGQNRPLIKPKRRLSAARRAGTCCANCQTTTTTLWRRNANGDPVCNACGLYYKLHNVNRPLTMKKEGIQTRNRKMSNKSKKSKKGSECFEELSKCMQEKSSPFSAAALASHMAPMGHLPPFSHSGHILPTPTPIHPSSSISFGHPHPSSMVTAMG; from the exons ATGCAAAAATACGAACAGATTCAAATCGGCAATGGATTTTACTTGGGGTGTTTGTACGATCTGAAGAGAGAGCATTGTGGCAGCTCGGAAGACAGCACAGAAGGGG CCCGCCTGACTGGGAGTCAAATGTGCCGGCCTCATCTTATCCACAGCCCCGGGATCCCTTGGCTGGACAGCAGCAAGGCGGCACTGTCTGCCCATCACCACAACCCCTGGACCGTCAACCCCTTCACCAAGACCCCCCTGCACCCCTCGGCAGCTGGAGCACCCGGGGCCATCTCGGTGTACCCTGGCAGCAGCACGTCCAGCACCGCATCTGTCTCCTCGCTCACCCCGGCCTCGCACTCAGGCTCCCACCTCTTTGGTTTCCCCCCGACCCCTCCCAAGGAAGTGTCTCCGGACCCCAACTCCACCAGCGCTGCCTCCCCTTCGTCCTCCGCTGGGGCCCGGCAGGAGGACAAAGACAGCATCAAGTACCAAGTGTCGCTGTCGGAAGGGATGAAGATGGAGAGCGCCAGCCCGCTCCGCAGCAGCCTCACCAGCATGGGGGCCCAGCCCTCCACccaccatcccatccccacatACCCCTCCTACGTGCCGGCTGCCCATGACtacagcagcagcctcttccaCCCGGGCAGCTTCCTGGGGGGCCCAGCATCCAGCTTCACCCCCAAGCCACGAAGCAAGGCCAGATCCTGTTCGG AAGGCAGAGAGTGTGTGAACTGTGGAGCAACCGCTACCCCTCTCTGGAGAAGAGACGGCACCGGGCATTACCTGTGTAACGCCTGCGGGCTCTACCACAAAATGAACGGTCAAAACCGACCTCTCATTAAACCCAAACGAAGGCTG TCAGCGGCCAGGAGAGCAGGGACGTGTTGTGCCAACTGTCAGACAACCACCACGACCTTATGGCGACGCAACGCCAATGGGGACCCAGTTTGTAATGCCTGCGGACTCTACTATAAACTACACAAT GTGAACAGGCCTCTGACcatgaaaaaggaaggaattcAGACCAGGAATAGGAAAATGTCCAAcaaatcaaagaaaagcaagaaaggcTCCGAGTGTTTTGAGGAACTGTCCAAGTGCATGCAAGAGAAATCGTCtcctttcagtgctgctgcccttgCTAGTCACATGGCACCTATGGGGCATTTGCCACCCTTCAGCCACTCTGGACACATCCTACCAACACCTAcccccatccatccatcttcCAGCATCTCATTTGGACATCCGCACCCATCCAGCATGGTTACAGCTATGGGATAA